In a single window of the Necator americanus strain Aroian chromosome X, whole genome shotgun sequence genome:
- a CDS encoding hypothetical protein (NECATOR_CHRX.G21495.T3): MGSLLAVPARPDHSGEDTTRDDGNSQEIVTSVAPASSSSSSSSSSSSSSSEAASDHTTVQISDETEILQDRLSNIQIGEKSGDSCGGDIATENEYPQDSVTASELDTAITASDSERVTNEADSSPVQPSEIPSEAVVESTGRSDGSATNDVENSKSNASSEESANAHTDCSSARRTTEIENPSVSETPTEYVTPSDSTTDTMYTVISTDDSDGEFSENGCSWKLVDAITAYNQANSLLSVEHSEKHELRASVNYVLAGIYLKLAERDPYEDVCVPLLREVVDLLGEAFRPAPYLLRVDDANRRFCQRFWPINVTCPTSAAEEVLRHCAEALGCLQLTSDENAPCAFFDHGSDDKIAKSFVEEGDHAEMRRVFRHAIMIRIANACTIYVQHSIKKGFYERGYKFSVLAIKTCARILSNFPVIRQHIAASLLLKRYFCIFSIIVAGIATGAGNRNPDYEDSVEDFIDDFTRSGDESVSEEFNFEDLWITRDALEDRKVAIDYCKHVLERDHPNETDEFWDQTPPERTKVNVGDFCSSATAAAKIADIYKDRADPIVREHRRGLVYLQALDEMEIARILYVRALSMLSPINSRLATRLVIRVLPTLVYTSAVIFRSMINDLDPDSHAHSVLLAMTMQYLNLLKRFETSDPHPYFADGSYGGCLLIVASGYTMFSQVLLKHSDESVKAKGIDCLEMALDAHNVILRNNATSTQKSHSFDELATVYEKLIRAKIEHFASLVSKETTTAEELRTLSKNCAYLILNFHDHMIQVLLNREAPVEEENVNFEVCGLQQWLIRAEHVSDNAKIFGCRQLLIWLRMMVGNTVLTVSDPDKAVERLRALRFEIEKLMLGMTLRFPQHAYLRTGFELMHKIRADEVSTLSHEISTSILEILESIPPIEVIDEIPDYVPVNIVEE, encoded by the exons ATGGGCTCACTGCTCGCCGTTCCTGCAAGACCTGATCACAGTGGTGAAGATACGACAAGAGATGATGGGAATTCCCAG GAGATTGTAACTTCTGTGGCACCAGCATCGTCATCATCATCGtcgtcatcgtcatcatcatcatcgtcatcGGAAGCAGCGTCTGACCACACCACTGTCCAGATATCTGACGAAACGGAGATTCTCCAG gatCGCTTGAGCAACATCCAAATTGGCGAGAAATCGGGAGACAGCTGTGGTGGAGACATCGCAACTGAGAACGAATATCCCCAG GATTCTGTGACCGCTTCCGAATTGGATACGGCAATCACTGCATCGGATAGCGAAAGAGTAACGAATGAAGCCGACAGTTCACCTGTACAG CCATCCGAAATCCCTTCGGAAGCAGTGGTGGAATCTACTGGTCGTAGCGATGGAAGCGCAACTAATGACGTTGAGAATTCTAAG AGTAATGCGAGTTCCGAGGAGTCAGCCAATGCACACACAGATTGCTCTTCTGCTCGCCGAACTACTGAGATCGAGAATCCATCG GTCAGCGAGACCCCTACGGAATATGTTACGCCGTCGGACAGCACAACTGATACCATGTACACTGTTATCTCCACAGACGACAGCGATGGTGAATTCAGTGAGAATGGATgttcctggaagctcgtcgaTGCTATAACTGCTTACAATCAAGCGAATTCTTTGTTGAGTGTCGAACATAGTGAGAAGCACGAG CTTCGAGCGTCTGTCAACTACGTGTTGGCTGGGATCTACCTGAAGCTTGCGGAAAGAGATCCGTATGAAGACGTCTGCGTCCCGCTACTGCGAGAAGTAGTTGACCTCCTGGGAGAAGCATTCAGACCTGCACCTTATCTCCTACGA gtggacgatgcCAACAGACGGTTCTGCCAAAGGTTTTGGCCTATTAACGTCACCTGTCCAACGAGCGCCGCGGAAGAAGTACTCAGACACTGTGCAGAA GCGCTGGGATGTCTTCAGTTGACATCTGATGAGAATGCTCCTTGTGCGTTTTTCGATCATGGTTCGGATGACAAGATTGCAAAGAGTTTTGTTGAAG AAGGGGACCACGCCGAGATGCGTCGCGTATTTCGTCACGCCATCATGATTCGCATTGCAAACGCTTGCACGATCTACGTACAACATTCCATAAAGAAAGGATTCTACGAGAGGGGATACAAATTCTCAGTTCTTGCCATTAAGACGTGTG CTCGGATTCTCTCCAACTTCCCGGTTATTCGTCAACATATTGCGGCTAGTTTGCTTTTGAAGAGATATTTTTGCATATTCAGTATCATTGTAGCCGGCATCGCCACGGGCGCAGGTAACAGAAACCCG GACTACGAAGACAGCGTGGAGGATTTTATTGACGATTTTACTAGAAGTGGAGACGAATCGGTGTCAG aggaATTCAATTTCGAGGATTTGTGGATTACTCGAGATGCGTTGGAGGACCGCAAAGTAGCAATTGACTATTGTAAACACGTCTTGGAGAG AGATCATCCCAATGAAACGGATGAGTTCTGGGACCAAACACCACCGGAGCGGACCAAAGTGAATGTGGGTGATTTCTGTTCATCTGCCACCGCTGCTGCGAAAATTGCTGACATCTACAAGGATAGAGCTGATCCGATAG TAAGGGAACACCGAAGAGGTCTTGTTTATCTCCAGGCCCTGGACGAAATGGAAATTGCGCGCATACTGTACGTGAGG GCTCTGTCAATGCTGTCTCCCATTAACAGTAGATTGGCTACCAGACTCGTTATCCGTGTTCTGCCAACTCTTGTGTACACATCAGCCGTGATATTCCGAAGCATGATCAACGACTTGGATCCGGATAGCCATGCTCATTCTGTTCTGCTTGCG ATGACTATGCAGTATCTGAACTTGCTGAAGAGGTTTGAGACCAGTGATCCTCACCCATATTTTGCGGACGGCTCGTACGGTGGCTGTCTTCTTATCGTCGCATCCGGCTATACAATGTTTTCGCAGGTGTTGTTGAAGCACTCGGATGAAAGCGTTAAA GCTAAGGGCATCGACTGCCTTGAAATGGCTCTGGACGCTCACAACGTGATCCTCAGAAATAATGCTACGTCGACTCAAAAGAGTCACAGTTTCGACGAGTTGGCCACGGTCTACGAGAAACTGATTCGTGCAAAGATCGAGCATTTCGCAAGTCTTGTA AGCAAGGAAACGACAACTGCAGAAGAATTGCGAACTCTATCGAAAAATTGTGCGTATTTGATCTTAAACTTTCACGATCACATGATTCAAGTGCTGCTAAACCGAGAAGCACCGGTGGAGGAGGAGAACGTCAATTTTGAGGTGTGCGGTCTGCAGCAGTGGCTAATCAGAGCGGAGCACG TGAGTGACAACGCCAAAATATTTGGTTGCCGTCAGCTGCTGATTTGGTTGAGGATGATGGTCGGGAATACTGTGTTGACAGTATCCGATCCTGACAAGGCG
- a CDS encoding hypothetical protein (NECATOR_CHRX.G21496.T1), with protein sequence MGSLLAVPARPDHSGEDTTRDDGNSQEIVTSVEQASSSSSSSSSSSSSSSEAASDHTTVQISDETEILQDRLSNIQIGEKSGDSCGGDIATENEYPQDSVTASELDTAITASDSERVTNEADSSPVQPSEIPSEAVVESTGRSDGSATNDVENSKSNASSEESANALTDCSSARRTTEIENPSVSETPTEYVTPSDSTTDTMYTVISTDDSDGEFSENGCSWKLVDAITAYNQANSLLTVEHSEKHELRASVNYVLAGIYLKLAERDPYEDVCVPLLREVVDLLGEAFRPAPYLLRVDDANRRFCQRFWPINVTCPTSAAEEVLRHCAEALGCLQLTSDENAPCAFFDHGSDDKIAKSFVEEGDHAEMRRVFRHAIMIRIANACTIYVQHSIKKGFYERGYKFSVLAIKTCARILSNFPVIRQHIAASLLLKRYFCIFSIIVAGIATGAGNRNPDYEDSVEDFIDDFTRSGDESVSEEFNFEDLWITRDALEDRKVAIDYCKHVLERDHPNETDEFWDQTPPERTKVNVGDFCSSATAAAKIADIYKDRADPIVREHRRGLVYLQALDEMEIARILYVRALSMLSPINSRLATRLVIRVLPTLVYTSAVIFRSMINDLDPDSHAHSVLLAMTMQYLNLLKRFETTDPHPYFADGSYGGCLLIVASGYTMFSQALLKHSDESVKAKGIDCLEMALDAHNVILRNNATSTQKSHSFDELATVYEKLIRAKIEHFASLVNKETTTAEELRTLSKNCAYLVLNFHDHMIQVLLNREAPVEEENVNFEVCGLQQWLIRAEHVSDNAKLFGCRQLLIWLRMMVGNTVLTVSDPEKAVDRLRALRFEIEKLMLGMTLRFPQHAYLRTGFELMHKIRADEVSTLSHEISTSILEILESIPPIEVIDEIPDYVPVNIVEE encoded by the exons ATGGGCTCACTGCTCGCCGTTCCTGCAAGACCTGATCACAGTGGTGAAGATACGACAAGAGATGATGGGAATTCCCAG GAGATTGTAACTTCTGTGGAACAAGCATCGTCATCATCATCGTCGTCAtcgtcatcgtcatcatcgTCATCGGAAGCAGCGTCTGACCACACCACTGTCCAGATATCTGACGAAACGGAGATTCTCCAG gatCGCTTGAGCAACATCCAAATTGGCGAGAAATCGGGAGACAGCTGTGGTGGAGACATCGCAACTGAGAACGAATATCCTCAG GATTCTGTGACCGCTTCCGAATTGGATACGGCAATCACTGCATCGGATAGCGAAAGAGTAACGAATGAAGCCGACAGTTCACCTGTACAG CCGTCTGAAATCCCTTCGGAAGCAGTGGTGGAATCTACTGGTCGTAGTGATGGAAGCGCAACTAATGACGTTGAGAATTCTAAG AGTAATGCGAGTTCCGAGGAGTCAGCCAATGCACTCACAGATTGCTCTTCTGCTCGCCGAACTACTGAGATCGAGAATCCATCG GTCAGCGAGACCCCTACGGAATATGTTACGCCGTCGGACAGCACAACTGATACCATGTACACTGTTATCTCCACAGACGACAGCGATGGTGAATTCAGTGAGAATGGATgttcctggaagctcgtcgaTGCTATAACTGCTTACAATCAAGCGAATTCTTTGTTGACTGTCGAACATAGTGAGAAGCACGAG CTTCGAGCGTCTGTCAACTACGTGTTGGCTGGGATCTATCTGAAGCTTGCGGAAAGAGATCCGTATGAAGACGTCTGCGTCCCGCTACTGCGAGAAGTAGTTGACCTCCTGGGAGAAGCATTCAGACCTGCACCTTATCTCCTACGA gtggacgatgcCAACAGACGGTTCTGCCAAAGGTTTTGGCCTATTAACGTCACCTGTCCAACGAGCGCCGCGGAAGAAGTACTCAGACACTGTGCAGAA GCGCTGGGATGTCTTCAGTTGACATCTGATGAGAATGCTCCTTGTGCGTTTTTCGATCATGGTTCGGATGACAAGATTGCAAAGAGTTTTGTTGAAG AAGGGGACCACGCCGAGATGCGTCGCGTATTTCGTCACGCCATCATGATTCGCATTGCAAACGCTTGCACGATCTACGTACAACATTCCATAAAGAAAGGATTCTACGAGAGGGGATACAAATTCTCAGTTCTTGCCATTAAGACGTGTG CTCGGATTCTCTCCAACTTCCCGGTTATTCGTCAACATATTGCGGCTAGTTTGCTTTTGAAGAGATATTTTTGCATATTCAGTATCATTGTAGCCGGCATCGCCACGGGCGCAGGTAACAGAAACCCG GACTACGAAGACAGCGTGGAGGATTTTATTGACGATTTTACTAGAAGTGGAGACGAATCGGTGTCAG aagagTTCAATTTCGAGGATTTGTGGATTACTCGAGATGCGTTGGAGGATCGCAAAGTAGCAATTGACTATTGTAAACACGTCTTGGAGAG AGATCATCCCAATGAAACGGATGAGTTCTGGGACCAAACACCACCGGAGCGGACCAAAGTGAATGTGGGTGATTTCTGTTCATCTGCCACCGCTGCTGCGAAAATTGCCGACATCTACAAGGATAGAGCTGATCCGATAG TAAGGGAACACCGAAGAGGTCTTGTTTATCTCCAGGCCCTGGACGAAATGGAAATTGCGCGCATACTGTACGTGAGG GCTCTGTCAATGCTGTCTCCCATTAACAGTAGATTGGCTACCAGACTCGTTATCCGTGTTCTGCCAACTCTTGTGTACACATCAGCCGTGATATTCCGAAGCATGATCAACGACTTGGATCCGGATAGCCATGCTCATTCTGTTCTGCTTGCG ATGACTATGCAGTATCTGAACTTGCTGAAGAGGTTTGAGACCACTGATCCTCACCCATATTTTGCGGACGGCTCGTACGGTGGCTGTCTTCTTATTGTCGCATCCGGCTATACAATGTTTTCGCAGGCTTTGTTGAAGCACTCGGATGAAAGCGTTAAA GCTAAGGGCATAGACTGCCTTGAAATGGCTCTGGACGCTCACAACGTGATCCTCAGAAATAATGCAACGTCGACTCAAAAGAGTCACAGTTTCGACGAGTTGGCCACGGTCTACGAGAAGCTGATTCGTGCAAAGATCGAGCATTTCGCAAGTCTTGTA AACAAAGAAACGACAACTGCAGAAGAATTGCGAACTCTATCGAAAAATTGTGCGTATTTGGTCTTAAACTTTCACGATCACATGATTCAAGTGCTGCTAAACCGGGAAGCACCGGTGGAGGAGGAGAACGTCAATTTTGAGGTGTGCGGTCTGCAGCAGTGGCTAATCAGAGCGGAGCACG TGAGTGACAACGCCAAACTATTTGGTTGCCGTCAACTGCTGATTTGGTTGAGGATGATGGTCGGGAATACTGTGTTGACAGTATCCGATCCTGAGAAGGCGGTGGATCGTCTGCGTGCTCTGCGTTTCGAAATTGAGAAGCTTATGCTGGGAATGACTTTG AGATTTCCCCAGCACGCATATCTGAGGACTGGGTTCGAATTGATGCACAAGATACGAGCTGACGAGGTGTCCACTCTTAGCCACGAGATCTCGACTTCCATTTTAGAGATTCTCGAATCCATTCCACCGATCGAAGTGATCGACGAAATTCCTGACTACGTTCCTGTGAATATTGTCGAGGAGTAG
- a CDS encoding hypothetical protein (NECATOR_CHRX.G21495.T2), producing MGSLLAVPARPDHSGEDTTRDDGNSQEIVTSVAPASSSSSSSSSSSSSSSEAASDHTTVQISDETEILQDRLSNIQIGEKSGDSCGGDIATENEYPQDSVTASELDTAITASDSERVTNEADSSPVQPSEIPSEAVVESTGRSDGSATNDVENSKSNASSEESANAHTDCSSARRTTEIENPSVSETPTEYVTPSDSTTDTMYTVISTDDSDGEFSENGCSWKLVDAITAYNQANSLLSVEHSEKHELRASVNYVLAGIYLKLAERDPYEDVCVPLLREVVDLLGEAFRPAPYLLRVDDANRRFCQRFWPINVTCPTSAAEEVLRHCAEALGCLQLTSDENAPCAFFDHGSDDKIAKSFVEEGDHAEMRRVFRHAIMIRIANACTIYVQHSIKKGFYERGYKFSVLAIKTCARILSNFPVIRQHIAASLLLKRYFCIFSIIVAGIATGAGNRNPDYEDSVEDFIDDFTRSGDESVSEEFNFEDLWITRDALEDRKVAIDYCKHVLERVMVRSKGVMRNLLPTS from the exons ATGGGCTCACTGCTCGCCGTTCCTGCAAGACCTGATCACAGTGGTGAAGATACGACAAGAGATGATGGGAATTCCCAG GAGATTGTAACTTCTGTGGCACCAGCATCGTCATCATCATCGtcgtcatcgtcatcatcatcatcgtcatcGGAAGCAGCGTCTGACCACACCACTGTCCAGATATCTGACGAAACGGAGATTCTCCAG gatCGCTTGAGCAACATCCAAATTGGCGAGAAATCGGGAGACAGCTGTGGTGGAGACATCGCAACTGAGAACGAATATCCCCAG GATTCTGTGACCGCTTCCGAATTGGATACGGCAATCACTGCATCGGATAGCGAAAGAGTAACGAATGAAGCCGACAGTTCACCTGTACAG CCATCCGAAATCCCTTCGGAAGCAGTGGTGGAATCTACTGGTCGTAGCGATGGAAGCGCAACTAATGACGTTGAGAATTCTAAG AGTAATGCGAGTTCCGAGGAGTCAGCCAATGCACACACAGATTGCTCTTCTGCTCGCCGAACTACTGAGATCGAGAATCCATCG GTCAGCGAGACCCCTACGGAATATGTTACGCCGTCGGACAGCACAACTGATACCATGTACACTGTTATCTCCACAGACGACAGCGATGGTGAATTCAGTGAGAATGGATgttcctggaagctcgtcgaTGCTATAACTGCTTACAATCAAGCGAATTCTTTGTTGAGTGTCGAACATAGTGAGAAGCACGAG CTTCGAGCGTCTGTCAACTACGTGTTGGCTGGGATCTACCTGAAGCTTGCGGAAAGAGATCCGTATGAAGACGTCTGCGTCCCGCTACTGCGAGAAGTAGTTGACCTCCTGGGAGAAGCATTCAGACCTGCACCTTATCTCCTACGA gtggacgatgcCAACAGACGGTTCTGCCAAAGGTTTTGGCCTATTAACGTCACCTGTCCAACGAGCGCCGCGGAAGAAGTACTCAGACACTGTGCAGAA GCGCTGGGATGTCTTCAGTTGACATCTGATGAGAATGCTCCTTGTGCGTTTTTCGATCATGGTTCGGATGACAAGATTGCAAAGAGTTTTGTTGAAG AAGGGGACCACGCCGAGATGCGTCGCGTATTTCGTCACGCCATCATGATTCGCATTGCAAACGCTTGCACGATCTACGTACAACATTCCATAAAGAAAGGATTCTACGAGAGGGGATACAAATTCTCAGTTCTTGCCATTAAGACGTGTG CTCGGATTCTCTCCAACTTCCCGGTTATTCGTCAACATATTGCGGCTAGTTTGCTTTTGAAGAGATATTTTTGCATATTCAGTATCATTGTAGCCGGCATCGCCACGGGCGCAGGTAACAGAAACCCG GACTACGAAGACAGCGTGGAGGATTTTATTGACGATTTTACTAGAAGTGGAGACGAATCGGTGTCAG aggaATTCAATTTCGAGGATTTGTGGATTACTCGAGATGCGTTGGAGGACCGCAAAGTAGCAATTGACTATTGTAAACACGTCTTGGAGAG GGTGATGGTGAGGTCGAAGGGAGTAATGAGGAATCTTCTTCCCACATCATAA